The following are encoded together in the Nocardia sp. XZ_19_385 genome:
- a CDS encoding lipase family protein has product MARKNLRRLALALTSACVVASAVGVASAQPGPPAFPPDQNQLPQLPAEPQLYDLLPIPTPAEDPWYNDPADLESFAPGQIVRSREVQTRLLGIPFPVYTKQLLFRSNDVHDNPIVTATTVIVPGIPWSGSARPVVSFQEAIDSTNSTCNPSYTLQTGTMKEAALAVYWLMQGFAINVPDFDGKFNTFNTYAEGKMVLDSLRAMKNEASLGLTDSGIALYGYSGGGSGSIRAAELRQSYAPDVRLLGTTIGGTPGNLIEQAKFATEQQPGLTGISNFTMWLGFASLSREYPEAFNAQELLTPEGQQILADFQNRCYATIAATGMYRPISEYFQPGKSLEGSPAVVQVLQDNSLGKYIPDTPILWWHGIWDELIPPAKVVLPTVQSYWDRGADLRFYTVPVPEHVVNAVTGWPPAVAWTSALLRGLPPGPRFMAAFAPLPPGFPGS; this is encoded by the coding sequence ATGGCCAGGAAAAATCTCCGACGACTCGCGTTGGCACTGACGTCGGCGTGCGTGGTGGCGAGTGCGGTGGGCGTGGCGTCCGCGCAACCGGGGCCCCCGGCCTTTCCGCCGGACCAGAATCAGTTGCCGCAATTGCCGGCGGAGCCGCAGCTCTACGATCTGCTCCCGATTCCGACCCCCGCCGAGGATCCCTGGTACAACGATCCGGCAGATCTGGAATCGTTCGCGCCCGGCCAAATCGTGCGTTCCCGAGAAGTCCAGACCCGGCTGCTGGGAATTCCGTTCCCGGTCTACACCAAGCAATTGCTGTTCCGCTCCAACGACGTTCACGACAATCCGATCGTGACCGCCACGACGGTGATCGTGCCCGGTATTCCGTGGTCGGGCAGCGCGCGCCCGGTGGTGTCGTTCCAGGAGGCCATCGACTCCACCAATTCGACCTGCAACCCCTCCTACACGCTGCAGACCGGCACCATGAAAGAAGCCGCGCTGGCGGTGTATTGGCTGATGCAGGGCTTCGCCATCAACGTCCCGGACTTCGACGGCAAATTCAACACCTTCAACACCTATGCCGAAGGCAAGATGGTGCTGGACAGCCTGCGCGCCATGAAAAACGAAGCGAGCCTGGGCCTCACCGATTCCGGTATCGCCCTCTACGGCTATTCCGGCGGCGGTTCCGGTTCCATTCGCGCCGCCGAATTGCGCCAGTCCTACGCACCGGATGTGCGCCTGCTCGGCACCACCATCGGCGGTACCCCCGGCAACCTGATCGAGCAGGCGAAATTCGCCACCGAACAACAGCCCGGCCTCACCGGGATCAGCAACTTCACGATGTGGCTCGGTTTCGCCTCGCTGTCGCGGGAATACCCCGAGGCATTCAACGCGCAGGAACTGCTGACGCCCGAAGGCCAGCAGATCCTCGCCGACTTCCAAAACCGCTGCTACGCAACAATTGCCGCCACCGGCATGTACCGCCCGATCAGCGAATACTTCCAGCCCGGTAAATCCCTGGAAGGCTCCCCTGCGGTAGTCCAGGTCCTCCAGGACAACAGCCTCGGCAAATACATCCCCGACACCCCGATCCTCTGGTGGCACGGCATCTGGGACGAACTCATCCCACCCGCCAAGGTCGTACTCCCCACCGTCCAAAGCTATTGGGACCGCGGCGCCGACCTCCGCTTCTACACGGTCCCCGTCCCGGAGCACGTGGTCAACGCGGTCACCGGCTGGCCCCCGGCGGTCGCCTGGACCAGCGCCCTACTCCGCGGCCTCCCTCCGGGCCCGAGGTTCATGGCAGCCTTCGCTCCCCTGCCGCCGGGCTTCCCGGGTAGCTGA
- a CDS encoding lipase family protein encodes MTQRLRSGLSVRVPKTVGANIFRGARIFVVGCAVALSVVAPARAEELLPPNEDLFYSFDGSLDGVEPGTVLRDRPVQLAAATPALPVPVEGIQLLYRTTGQTGGPLLGVATVIRPLNPVGELKIVSFQNFYDALGSQCNPSYSLRGGGRLSEYGRYVDLGVIARYLASGYTVVVPDYEGVNLAFGAGRQAGQVTLDSIRAAEHRLGADPGQTPVVMLGYSGGSIATEFAAEGAANGYAPELNIVGVAEGGLPVDYQHAIDYMNGTQAWSRVIPLILAGVARGYGIDLDPYLSDYGKQVMDDVQTRCLETVDYTLSIQDLLRPEYQDYMTVPELAHMLSDTRMRAGENPKAPMFVMIGNSDGYGDGVMVTGDERELMRGYCAKGVPVQFRETTIDHKMTGLAFMAAVATFVDERFNQAPAVNDCAAI; translated from the coding sequence ATGACACAGCGCCTCCGTTCGGGCCTTTCTGTCCGGGTACCGAAAACGGTCGGTGCCAATATTTTTCGTGGTGCCCGGATATTCGTGGTGGGCTGCGCGGTGGCGTTGTCTGTTGTGGCGCCGGCGCGGGCGGAGGAATTGCTGCCGCCGAATGAGGATTTGTTCTACAGCTTTGACGGCAGTCTGGACGGGGTAGAGCCTGGGACGGTGTTGCGCGACCGGCCCGTACAGCTGGCAGCGGCGACGCCCGCGCTTCCGGTGCCGGTCGAGGGGATCCAGTTGCTGTATCGGACGACCGGGCAAACAGGGGGCCCACTGCTCGGTGTCGCGACCGTCATCCGGCCGCTCAACCCGGTCGGCGAGCTGAAAATCGTTTCGTTCCAGAACTTTTACGATGCGCTCGGCTCGCAGTGCAACCCGTCGTACTCGTTGCGTGGTGGCGGCAGGCTCAGCGAATATGGCCGCTACGTTGATCTCGGTGTCATCGCCCGCTACCTGGCCTCCGGGTACACCGTGGTCGTTCCCGATTATGAAGGCGTGAACCTCGCCTTCGGCGCGGGTCGGCAGGCCGGTCAGGTCACTCTCGACAGCATTCGAGCAGCCGAACACCGGCTCGGCGCGGATCCGGGACAGACACCGGTGGTCATGCTCGGCTATTCCGGCGGCTCTATCGCCACCGAATTCGCCGCCGAGGGTGCTGCGAACGGGTATGCGCCGGAACTGAACATCGTCGGTGTCGCCGAGGGCGGGTTGCCGGTCGATTACCAGCATGCGATCGACTACATGAACGGGACTCAAGCCTGGTCGCGGGTGATCCCCCTGATTCTTGCCGGAGTTGCGCGCGGCTACGGCATCGATCTGGACCCGTACCTGTCCGATTACGGCAAACAGGTGATGGACGACGTGCAGACCCGCTGTTTGGAAACCGTCGATTACACCCTGAGCATTCAAGACCTGCTGCGCCCGGAGTACCAGGACTACATGACAGTTCCCGAACTCGCTCATATGTTGTCCGACACCCGGATGCGCGCAGGTGAAAACCCGAAGGCGCCGATGTTCGTCATGATCGGCAACTCCGACGGTTATGGCGACGGGGTCATGGTGACCGGCGACGAACGTGAACTCATGCGCGGCTACTGCGCGAAGGGTGTACCCGTCCAGTTCCGTGAAACGACCATCGACCACAAAATGACCGGTCTGGCCTTCATGGCGGCCGTAGCCACATTTGTCGACGAAAGGTTCAACCAGGCACCGGCCGTCAACGATTGTGCGGCAATCTGA
- a CDS encoding maleylpyruvate isomerase family mycothiol-dependent enzyme gives MVHAERAALAADLADLDDQQWGQQSLCGSWVVEEVVAHLTAAASIGRRRWLFSVLGARFDFDKHNNRRLAEHRGATPAETLQRFRAIRTSTTAASGHTAAWLGEVIVHAQDIRRPLNLPATPTTEATTEVARFYSERNFTVPSRTAIEGLRLEATDGPFTTGTGLLVTGPTLALTMAMAGRHTYCDDLSGPGVPTLRDRTAPGESGTKG, from the coding sequence ATGGTCCACGCCGAACGCGCGGCCCTGGCCGCGGATCTCGCCGACTTGGACGACCAGCAATGGGGACAGCAATCTCTCTGCGGTTCCTGGGTGGTCGAAGAAGTCGTAGCTCACCTCACCGCGGCCGCGAGCATCGGCAGGCGACGCTGGCTCTTCAGCGTCCTGGGCGCCCGCTTCGACTTCGACAAGCACAACAATCGCCGACTCGCCGAACACCGCGGAGCGACCCCCGCCGAAACCCTCCAACGATTCCGCGCGATCCGCACCAGCACCACCGCGGCCTCCGGCCACACCGCAGCCTGGCTCGGCGAGGTAATCGTCCACGCCCAAGACATCCGCCGCCCCCTCAACCTCCCCGCCACCCCAACAACCGAAGCCACCACCGAGGTCGCACGCTTCTACTCCGAACGAAACTTCACCGTCCCCAGCCGAACCGCCATCGAGGGCCTGCGATTAGAAGCAACCGACGGACCGTTCACCACGGGCACCGGCCTCCTGGTCACCGGCCCAACGCTCGCTTTGACCATGGCAATGGCAGGCCGCCACACCTACTGCGACGACCTGTCCGGACCCGGTGTACCGACGCTCCGCGACCGCACCGCCCCAGGCGAAAGCGGTACCAAGGGCTAG
- a CDS encoding TetR/AcrR family transcriptional regulator → MSRVSQAQAEENRRRVVDTASRLFREQGTQVSVADLMKAAGLTHGAFYKQFASKEALVDEATAHAFDELTQRHSAGLERHEGQRAAAQQALIDTYLSVEHRDDPADGCPVAALATDIARDGGGREARRVYTEGVADFADFLGGDDQDGIVRLCTLFGALVLSRATKGSPLSEEILAAAYAALIGGAAVE, encoded by the coding sequence ATGAGCCGCGTATCGCAGGCGCAGGCGGAGGAGAACCGCAGGCGGGTGGTGGACACCGCCTCGCGGCTGTTCCGGGAGCAGGGAACTCAGGTGAGCGTCGCCGACCTGATGAAGGCGGCCGGCCTGACCCACGGCGCCTTCTACAAGCAGTTCGCTTCCAAGGAGGCGCTCGTCGACGAGGCCACCGCCCACGCCTTCGACGAGCTCACCCAGCGCCACAGCGCCGGGCTGGAGCGGCACGAGGGGCAGCGCGCCGCCGCCCAGCAGGCTCTGATCGACACCTACCTCTCCGTCGAACACCGCGACGACCCGGCGGACGGCTGCCCGGTCGCCGCGCTCGCCACGGACATCGCACGCGATGGCGGGGGTCGTGAGGCCCGTCGGGTCTACACCGAGGGGGTGGCCGACTTCGCCGACTTCCTCGGCGGTGACGACCAGGACGGCATCGTCCGCCTCTGCACCCTGTTCGGTGCGCTGGTCCTGTCCCGGGCCACCAAGGGCTCCCCGCTCTCGGAGGAGATCCTTGCCGCCGCATACGCAGCCTTGATCGGGGGCGCGGCGGTCGAGTAG
- a CDS encoding SDR family oxidoreductase, with translation MELKNAVAVVTGANRGLGRHLAAQLVERGAKVYAAARRPETVDVPGVIPLRLDVTDEASIREAARIASDATLLINNAGISTGATLIGGDLAEVRREMETNFYGPLAATRAFAPVIEGNGGGAVLNVLSALSWFHPAAVGSYAASKAAAWALSDATREELAPRGIAVSALHVGYMDTDMAAGVPADQKVAAADVAAQALSGIETGLTEILADETSRYVKQSLSAAPQPNAG, from the coding sequence ATGGAACTGAAGAACGCGGTCGCGGTCGTCACCGGGGCCAACCGAGGCCTCGGGCGGCACCTCGCCGCCCAGCTCGTGGAGCGCGGCGCGAAGGTGTACGCGGCCGCCCGCCGCCCCGAGACCGTCGATGTGCCGGGTGTCATCCCGCTGCGCCTCGACGTGACGGACGAGGCATCGATACGGGAGGCCGCCCGCATCGCGTCGGATGCGACCCTGCTGATCAACAACGCGGGCATCTCGACCGGCGCGACGCTGATCGGAGGCGACCTGGCTGAGGTGCGCCGGGAGATGGAGACCAACTTCTACGGCCCGCTCGCCGCGACCCGCGCCTTCGCCCCCGTCATCGAGGGCAACGGCGGCGGCGCCGTACTCAACGTCCTATCCGCCCTGTCCTGGTTCCACCCAGCCGCCGTCGGCTCCTACGCCGCCTCCAAGGCCGCCGCCTGGGCACTGAGCGACGCGACCCGCGAAGAGCTGGCACCCCGGGGCATTGCCGTCTCGGCGCTGCACGTCGGCTACATGGACACCGACATGGCCGCCGGCGTCCCTGCCGACCAGAAGGTCGCCGCCGCCGACGTCGCGGCCCAGGCCCTGTCCGGCATCGAGACCGGCCTGACCGAGATCCTCGCCGACGAGACCAGCCGGTACGTCAAGCAGAGCCTGTCCGCGGCACCCCAGCCGAACGCAGGCTGA
- a CDS encoding NADP-dependent oxidoreductase: protein MKAFMVEKYGDATGMRAAEVPDPQVGADDVLVKIHAASVNPLDMKIRNGELKAILPYRLPLVLGNDLAGTVVRVGSSVDRFAVGDEVYARPDKDRIGTFAELLAVHQDDLAPKPATLTMTEAASLPLVALTAWQALVERARVQPGQKVLIHAGAGGLGSIAIQLAKALGAHVATTVSTAKVGLVKELGADEVIDYRTQDFSEVLTGYDVVLDSLGGENLAKSLRILEPGGLAISVAGPPDPATARELGSNPVLRLAITALSAKTRRQAKRLGVTYSFLFMKASGDQLRELTALIDAGKIRPIVDGVFPFDETLQAMEYVEKGRAKAGKVVVSMT from the coding sequence ATGAAGGCTTTCATGGTCGAGAAGTACGGTGACGCGACCGGGATGCGCGCCGCCGAGGTGCCCGACCCCCAGGTGGGCGCCGACGACGTCCTGGTCAAGATCCACGCAGCGAGCGTCAATCCGCTGGACATGAAGATCCGCAACGGTGAGCTCAAGGCGATCCTGCCCTACCGCCTCCCGCTCGTCCTGGGCAACGACCTCGCCGGGACCGTCGTCCGGGTCGGATCGTCCGTCGATCGCTTCGCCGTGGGCGACGAGGTCTACGCGAGGCCTGACAAGGACCGCATCGGCACCTTCGCCGAACTCCTCGCCGTCCACCAGGACGACCTCGCCCCCAAGCCCGCCACGCTCACCATGACCGAGGCCGCCTCCCTCCCCCTAGTCGCGCTGACCGCCTGGCAGGCCCTGGTCGAGCGGGCCCGCGTACAGCCGGGCCAGAAGGTCCTCATCCACGCGGGCGCCGGCGGCCTGGGATCCATCGCCATCCAACTGGCCAAGGCACTGGGCGCGCATGTGGCCACCACCGTGAGCACCGCCAAGGTCGGCCTCGTCAAGGAACTCGGCGCGGACGAAGTCATCGACTACCGCACGCAGGACTTCTCCGAAGTCCTCACCGGCTACGACGTCGTCCTGGACTCCCTCGGCGGCGAGAACCTCGCCAAGTCCCTGCGCATCCTCGAGCCCGGCGGCCTGGCCATCTCCGTCGCGGGCCCGCCCGACCCGGCCACCGCCCGCGAACTCGGCTCGAACCCGGTCCTGCGTCTGGCCATCACCGCCCTCAGCGCCAAGACCCGGCGCCAGGCGAAGCGTCTCGGTGTGACGTATTCCTTCCTGTTCATGAAGGCCAGCGGTGACCAACTGCGCGAACTCACCGCCCTCATCGACGCCGGGAAGATCCGCCCGATCGTCGACGGGGTCTTCCCGTTCGACGAGACCCTCCAGGCCATGGAGTACGTCGAGAAGGGCCGCGCGAAAGCCGGCAAGGTCGTCGTCTCCATGACGTAG